The proteins below come from a single Lepeophtheirus salmonis chromosome 4, UVic_Lsal_1.4, whole genome shotgun sequence genomic window:
- the LOC121116839 gene encoding uncharacterized protein has protein sequence MTDNICNNHSIPFHSYIECHIKTKMFKLLVASVLLASVYGDHSAPHPSPAPYHPPQPAPYHAPAPSYHSPKYEEPAQPYAFQYGVADDYSGSNFSAEENADGKITTGSYKVALPDGRIQTVSYTVDAYNGFVADVQYEGTPIYPKYEPKPSSYKPAPYHAPAPAPYHAPAPSYKV, from the coding sequence ATGACGGACAACATCTGTAACAACCATTCAATTCCATTTCATTCCTACATTGAGTgtcatattaaaacaaaaatgtttaagttGTTAGTAGCTTCTGTTCTTCTTGCCTCCGTTTATGGAGATCACTCCGCTCCTCATCCATCACCTGCTCCATACCATCCACCCCAACCTGCTCCCTATCATGCTCCTGCCCCATCTTACCACTCTCCTAAATACGAAGAACCAGCACAACCTTATGCCTTTCAATACGGTGTAGCTGATGACTACTCTGGCTCCAACTTTTCCGCTGAGGAAAATGCTGATGGAAAGATCACCACTGGATCCTACAAAGTAGCTCTTCCCGATGGTCGTATTCAAACTGTGAGCTATACCGTTGATGCTTACAATGGATTTGTTGCTGATGTTCAATACGAAGGAACTCCTATCTACCCCAAGTACGAACCTAAGCCATCTTCTTACAAGCCAGCTCCTTATCACGCTCCTGCTCCAGCTCCTTATCACGCCCCTGCTCCATCTTATAAAGTCTAA
- the LOC121116838 gene encoding uncharacterized protein: MTDSICNNHSIPSHSFIERHIKTKMFKLIVASVLLASVYGDHSAPHPSPAPYHPPQPAPYHAPAPAYHSPKYEEPAQPYAFQYGVADDYSGSNFSAEENADGKITTGSYKVALPDGRIQTVSYTVDAYNGFVADVQYEGTPVYPKYEPKPSSYKPAPYHAPASAYKPAPYHAPSPAYKPAPAYKA; this comes from the coding sequence ATGACGGACAGCATCTGTAACAACCATTCAATTCCATCTCATTCCTTCATTGAGCGtcacattaaaacaaaaatgtttaagttGATAGTAGCTTCTGTTCTCCTTGCCTCCGTTTATGGAGATCACTCCGCTCCTCATCCATCACCTGCTCCATACCATCCACCCCAACCTGCTCCCTATCATGCTCCTGCCCCAGCTTACCACTCTCCTAAATACGAAGAACCAGCACAACCCTATGCCTTCCAATACGGTGTAGCTGATGACTACTCTGGCTCCAACTTTTCCGCTGAGGAAAATGCTGATGGAAAGATCACCACTGGATCCTACAAAGTAGCTCTTCCCGATGGTCGTATTCAAACTGTGAGCTATACCGTTGATGCCTACAATGGATTTGTTGCTGATGTTCAATACGAAGGAACCCCTGTCTACCCCAAGTACGAACCTAAGCCATCTTCTTACAAGCCAGCTCCTTATCATGCACCTGCTTCAGCTTACAAGCCTGCTCCTTATCATGCCCCTTCTCCTGCTTACAAGCCAGCTCCAGCTTATAAAGCTTAA
- the LOC121116840 gene encoding uncharacterized protein translates to MFKLIVASVLLASVYGDHSAPHPSPAPYHPPQPAPYHAPAPAYHSPKYEEPAQPYAFQYGVADDYSGSNFSAEENADGKITTGSYKVALPDGRIQTVSYTVDAYNGFVADVQYEGTPVYPKYEPKPSPYKPAPYHSPSPAYKPAPAYVA, encoded by the coding sequence atgtttaagttGATAGTAGCTTCTGTTCTTCTTGCCTCCGTTTATGGAGATCACTCCGCTCCTCATCCATCACCCGCTCCATACCATCCACCCCAACCTGCTCCCTATCATGCTCCTGCCCCAGCTTACCACTCTCCTAAATACGAAGAACCAGCACAACCCTATGCTTTCCAATACGGTGTAGCTGATGACTACTCTGGCTCCAACTTTTCCGCTGAGGAAAATGCTGATGGAAAGATCACCACTGGATCCTACAAAGTAGCTCTTCCCGATGGTCGTATTCAAACTGTGAGCTATACTGTTGATGCTTACAATGGATTCGTTGCTGATGTTCAATACGAAGGAACCCCTGTCTACCCCAAGTACGAACCTAAGCCTTCTCCTTACAAGCCAGCTCCTTATCATTCCCCTTCTCCTGCTTACAAGCCAGCTCCAGCTTATGTGGCTTAA
- the LOC121116841 gene encoding uncharacterized protein: MYKLLVASVLLASVYGDHSAPHPSPAPYHPPQPTPYHAPAPSYHSPKYEEPAQPYAFQYGVADDYSGSNFSAEENADGKITTGSYKVALPDGRIQTVSYTVDAYNGFVADVQYEGTPVYPKYEPKPSPYKPAPYHAPSPAYKAAPAYAA, translated from the coding sequence atgtacaaGTTATTAGTTGCTTCTGTTCTCCTTGCCTCCGTTTATGGAGATCACTCCGCTCCTCATCCATCACCCGCTCCATACCATCCACCCCAACCTACTCCCTATCATGCTCCTGCCCCATCTTACCACTCTCCTAAATACGAAGAACCAGCACAACCCTATGCCTTTCAATACGGTGTAGCTGATGACTACTCTGGCTCCAACTTTTCCGCTGAGGAAAATGCTGATGGAAAGATCACCACTGGATCCTACAAAGTAGCCCTTCCCGATGGTCGTATTCAAACTGTGAGCTATACCGTTGATGCTTACAATGGATTTGTTGCTGATGTTCAATACGAAGGAACTCCTGTCTACCCCAAGTACGAACCTAAGCCTTCTCCTTACAAGCCAGCTCCTTATCATGCCCCTTCTCCTGCTTATAAGGCAGCTCCAGCCTATGCAGCTTAA
- the LOC121116843 gene encoding uncharacterized protein produces MFKLLVASILLSSVYGDHSAPHPSPTPYHPPQPAPYHAPAPSYHSPKYEEPAKPYAFQYGVADDYSGSNFSAEENADGKITSGSYKVALPDGRIQTVSYTVDAYNGFVADVQYEGTPVYPKYEPKPSPYKPAPYHAPAPVYKPAPVYKA; encoded by the coding sequence atgtttaagttGTTAGTAGCTTCCATTCTCCTTTCCTCCGTTTATGGAGATCACTCCGCTCCTCATCCATCACCCACTCCATACCATCCACCCCAACCTGCTCCCTATCATGCTCCTGCCCCATCTTACCACTCTCCCAAATACGAAGAACCTGCAAAACCCTATGCCTTTCAATACGGTGTAGCTGATGACTATTCTGGCTCCAACTTTTCCGCTGAGGAAAATGCTGATGGAAAAATAACATCCGGATCATACAAAGTAGCTCTTCCCGATGGTCGTATTCAAACTGTGAGCTATACTGTTGATGCTTACAATGGATTTGTTGCTGATGTTCAATACGAAGGAACCCCTGTCTACCCCAAGTACGAACCTAAGCCTTCTCCTTACAAGCCTGCGCCTTATCACGCCCCTGCTCCAGTTTACAAGCCAGCTCCAGTTTACAAAGCCTAA
- the LOC121116842 gene encoding uncharacterized protein codes for MYKLLVASVLLASVYGDHSAPHPSPAPYHPPQPAPYHAPAPSYHSPKYEEPAKPYAFQYGVADDYSGSNFSAEENADGKITSGSYKVALPDGRIQTVSYTVDAYNGFVADVQYEGTPVYPKYEPKPSPYKPAPYHAPAPAYKQAPAYKA; via the coding sequence ATGTACAAGTTATTAGTTGCTTCTGTTCTCCTTGCCTCCGTTTATGGAGATCACTCCGCTCCTCATCCATCACCCGCTCCATACCATCCACCCCAACCTGCTCCCTATCATGCTCCTGCCCCATCTTACCACTCTCCCAAATACGAAGAACCTGCAAAACCCTATGCCTTTCAATACGGTGTAGCTGATGACTACTCTGGCTCCAACTTTTCCGCTGAAGAAAATGCTGATGGAAAGATCACTTCCGGATCCTACAAAGTGGCTCTTCCCGATGGTCGTATTCAAACTGTGAGCTATACCGTTGATGCTTACAATGGATTTGTTGCTGATGTTCAATACGAAGGAACCCCTGTCTACCCCAAGTACGAACCTAAGCCTTCTCCTTACAAGCCAGCTCCTTATCACGCCCCTGCTCCTGCTTACAAGCAAGCTCCAGCTTATAAAGCTTAA